A window from Exiguobacterium marinum DSM 16307 encodes these proteins:
- a CDS encoding BaiN/RdsA family NAD(P)/FAD-dependent oxidoreductase: MKDVIVIGGGPSGLMATYAAAKSGASTLLIDKGSKLGRKLAISGGGRCNVTNRKPIDELIQFIPGNGRFLYSALAQFDNQSIIDLFTGFGIPLKEEDNGRMFPVTDKAQDVVNTLLRAIEDLGVEIRKKAEVKTLHFNEENEFYAVELMDGEMLEAKACVVAVGGQSVPHTGSTGDGYPWAQKAGHTITELFPTEVPIKLNDSFIGTKQLQGLSLRDVALTVHGKKGKAIKTHQGDMIFTHFGISGPIALRCSQYTIKERKRSKEQVVLLSLDFFPDTSRDELVHELWNQVQNQPKRAVKNVWKGYIPERLLDLLLEELTFGEEDASQLKKQSVIDFASRLKLFEMHAIGTLDFDKAFVTGGGVSVKEVAPQTMMSKKAPGLFFAGEVLDIHGYTGGYNITAAFTTGHCAGSHAAELATQR, encoded by the coding sequence ATGAAAGATGTCATCGTCATCGGTGGAGGCCCGAGCGGTCTCATGGCAACGTATGCAGCGGCGAAAAGTGGTGCTTCGACCTTGTTGATCGATAAAGGATCCAAGCTCGGTCGAAAATTGGCCATATCAGGTGGAGGACGCTGTAACGTCACGAACCGAAAACCAATCGATGAATTGATTCAATTCATTCCAGGGAATGGTCGCTTTTTATATAGCGCCCTCGCCCAGTTCGACAATCAATCCATCATCGACCTGTTCACCGGATTCGGCATTCCGCTGAAAGAGGAAGACAACGGGCGCATGTTCCCTGTGACGGATAAAGCACAGGATGTCGTCAACACGTTACTTCGGGCGATTGAAGACCTCGGTGTCGAGATTCGAAAAAAAGCCGAAGTCAAAACACTGCATTTTAATGAAGAAAATGAGTTTTACGCTGTCGAATTGATGGATGGCGAGATGCTTGAAGCAAAAGCTTGTGTCGTCGCGGTCGGCGGACAGTCCGTCCCACACACCGGTTCGACCGGGGACGGTTATCCATGGGCACAAAAGGCCGGTCATACAATCACCGAACTTTTCCCGACAGAGGTGCCAATCAAATTGAACGATTCGTTCATCGGAACGAAACAACTTCAAGGGCTATCGTTACGTGATGTCGCGCTGACGGTACACGGTAAAAAAGGGAAGGCCATCAAGACGCACCAGGGCGACATGATTTTTACCCATTTTGGAATTTCAGGTCCAATCGCTCTCCGTTGTAGCCAATACACGATCAAAGAACGAAAACGTAGCAAAGAACAAGTCGTTCTCCTTTCACTTGACTTCTTCCCTGACACGTCACGAGATGAGCTCGTCCACGAGCTATGGAATCAAGTTCAGAACCAACCGAAGCGTGCCGTTAAAAACGTGTGGAAAGGCTACATCCCCGAGCGACTACTTGACTTGTTGCTAGAAGAGCTCACATTTGGCGAAGAAGACGCGAGTCAGTTGAAGAAGCAATCCGTCATCGACTTCGCATCGCGTTTGAAACTGTTCGAGATGCATGCCATCGGTACGCTTGACTTTGATAAGGCGTTTGTCACAGGTGGTGGCGTATCGGTCAAAGAAGTTGCGCCACAGACGATGATGTCGAAGAAGGCACCGGGTCTCTTCTTCGCAGGAGAAGTACTCGACATCCATGGATATACGGGTGGCTACAATATCACGGCCGCTTTCACGACAGGTCATTGCGCCGGATCGCACGCAGCCGAACTGGCTACACAGCGATAA
- a CDS encoding MFS transporter yields the protein MDSQKRLFQSVYVAIFFAQGALIPYMTLYFSQTKFGLTPSQVGIIVAILPILSIGVQPLWGMLTDRTGRVRAWLILAMVSAALISFTFLVATSYVWIIVLMVIWSVFQCAHIPLVDMMTLDYTTRSKVDYGAIRLYGSAGFAIAVFAMGRISDTTWGLASTFVLSAILLLIGSVFVRMIPEKRSVRDVTLAPVSWTAVWNKYFVFFLLGGMLVFGPIYANNYYFGLYVTSSGGSTTLVGTLFLVAVLFEIPFMKVASQLMERYGSVSVLVGAAIISAVRNGILALEPPIWVVWLLAIAQGLVVGLLIPVALQFVRTLVDRQVSSTAIGVYMALTSGLATAGFNMLSGKIIELDDILGVFWMYTIVTALGALIWIGMSRRAKKG from the coding sequence TTGGATTCGCAAAAAAGATTGTTTCAGTCAGTGTACGTCGCGATTTTCTTCGCACAAGGGGCGTTAATCCCTTACATGACCTTGTATTTTTCGCAAACTAAATTTGGACTGACACCGAGTCAGGTCGGAATCATCGTCGCTATCTTACCGATTCTCTCGATCGGGGTACAACCGCTTTGGGGCATGTTGACCGATCGTACAGGTCGGGTTCGGGCTTGGCTCATTCTCGCGATGGTAAGTGCCGCCCTTATTTCGTTCACCTTTTTAGTTGCGACCTCATACGTTTGGATTATCGTGCTCATGGTGATTTGGTCGGTGTTCCAATGTGCCCATATTCCACTCGTGGACATGATGACGCTCGATTATACGACGCGCTCAAAAGTCGATTATGGTGCGATTCGTCTATATGGGTCGGCCGGTTTCGCTATCGCTGTATTTGCTATGGGTCGAATTTCTGACACGACATGGGGACTAGCTAGTACGTTCGTCTTAAGTGCGATTCTTCTCCTCATCGGAAGTGTCTTCGTCCGAATGATTCCGGAGAAACGCTCGGTTCGTGACGTGACCTTGGCCCCCGTCTCATGGACGGCCGTGTGGAACAAGTATTTTGTGTTTTTCTTACTTGGTGGGATGCTCGTTTTCGGACCAATCTATGCGAACAACTATTACTTTGGGCTGTATGTGACAAGTAGTGGGGGTTCGACGACGTTAGTCGGAACATTATTCCTCGTTGCGGTGCTGTTTGAGATCCCGTTCATGAAAGTGGCTTCTCAGCTTATGGAACGTTACGGAAGTGTCAGTGTGTTGGTTGGTGCAGCCATCATCTCGGCTGTGCGGAACGGGATACTCGCTTTAGAACCACCGATTTGGGTCGTATGGCTCCTCGCCATCGCGCAAGGTCTCGTCGTCGGGCTTTTAATTCCGGTCGCGCTTCAGTTCGTTCGGACGCTCGTCGACCGGCAAGTTTCCTCGACGGCAATCGGAGTATACATGGCATTGACATCAGGACTTGCCACGGCAGGATTTAATATGTTGAGTGGTAAAATTATTGAACTCGATGACATTTTAGGAGTGTTTTGGATGTATACGATCGTTACGGCACTCGGGGCATTGATTTGGATTGGGATGTCACGTCGCGCTAAGAAAGGATGA
- a CDS encoding DeoR family transcriptional regulator, with product MKGSTDRMLTRIKSIYLFINERESVTTSELVEEFGITSRTVQRDLNVLEYNNLVKSPSRGTWTSSKRTLKTAN from the coding sequence ATGAAAGGCTCAACAGATCGGATGTTAACACGCATCAAGTCCATTTATTTGTTCATCAATGAAAGGGAATCCGTTACCACTTCAGAACTAGTAGAAGAGTTCGGCATCACGTCCCGTACGGTGCAACGTGATTTGAACGTGCTTGAGTACAATAACCTTGTGAAGAGTCCTAGCCGGGGAACGTGGACGTCGTCTAAACGTACACTCAAGACGGCAAATTGA
- a CDS encoding pseudouridine synthase — MRIDKLLANMGYGSRKDVKILLKQGAVRVDDAPVKDAKRHVDPTSEKVTVLGEVVEYRPYIYFMMNKSEGVVSATEDRVETTVIDLIDPEYAHYDLFPVGRLDKDTTGLLLITNDGAFNHALMSPRKHVDKVYIAEVDGEMTAEDIKTFANGVELEDGYTTKPARLEILSRSERRSVIRLTLSEGKYHQVKRMVAAVGKHVERLERVQIGALELDETLELGAYRELTEEEVQLFLQ, encoded by the coding sequence ATGCGAATTGATAAGTTGTTAGCGAACATGGGATACGGTTCACGAAAAGATGTAAAGATTCTATTGAAACAAGGTGCGGTAAGAGTAGATGATGCACCTGTGAAAGATGCCAAACGGCACGTCGACCCAACATCTGAGAAAGTCACGGTGCTTGGGGAAGTGGTCGAATATCGTCCATATATCTATTTCATGATGAACAAGTCGGAAGGAGTCGTCAGCGCAACGGAAGATCGAGTCGAGACGACAGTCATCGACTTGATTGATCCGGAGTATGCCCATTATGACCTCTTCCCGGTCGGACGTCTCGATAAAGATACGACAGGGCTTCTCCTCATCACAAACGATGGTGCATTCAATCATGCGCTCATGTCACCTCGCAAGCACGTCGACAAGGTGTATATCGCTGAAGTCGATGGAGAGATGACGGCAGAGGACATCAAGACGTTTGCGAACGGCGTTGAGTTAGAGGATGGGTATACGACAAAGCCGGCTCGTCTCGAGATTCTGAGCCGGAGCGAACGTCGCTCTGTCATCCGTCTTACATTGTCTGAGGGGAAATATCACCAAGTGAAACGAATGGTCGCAGCGGTCGGCAAACATGTCGAGCGATTGGAGCGTGTTCAAATCGGCGCGCTAGAACTCGATGAAACGCTTGAACTCGGGGCATATCGTGAGTTGACGGAAGAAGAAGTTCAATTGTTTCTTCAATAA
- the thpR gene encoding RNA 2',3'-cyclic phosphodiesterase produces MSTHYFIAIPIEATELINVQRAILPYYSYRRIYRPDEFHMTIQFLGYVDGEELDEVKEITRRICEDTLPFTLTFRSIDHFGRPDRPRVLTIVPDDSEPLQRLAHALRQELVDVIPRLDRKAFVPHVTLAKKWDAGERVPYVSPELQVTESVEEVILYEVQPHHTPAYRAIEVFPLRRPEEDIWQSRLKFLT; encoded by the coding sequence ATGAGTACGCATTATTTTATTGCGATTCCCATTGAGGCGACCGAACTAATTAATGTACAGCGTGCTATTTTGCCTTATTATTCGTATCGGCGTATTTATCGACCGGACGAATTTCATATGACGATTCAATTTTTAGGATACGTAGACGGAGAAGAACTGGATGAAGTGAAGGAAATCACACGTAGAATCTGTGAAGATACGCTACCGTTCACGTTGACGTTTCGTTCCATCGATCATTTTGGTAGACCAGATCGTCCACGCGTTCTGACAATCGTGCCGGATGATTCGGAGCCCCTTCAGCGGTTGGCGCACGCACTCCGTCAAGAACTTGTCGACGTGATCCCAAGATTGGATCGAAAGGCGTTTGTCCCTCATGTGACGCTCGCAAAAAAATGGGATGCCGGGGAACGCGTTCCCTACGTATCACCCGAGCTTCAAGTGACTGAATCTGTAGAAGAAGTGATTCTGTATGAAGTACAGCCGCATCATACACCTGCCTATCGGGCAATAGAAGTATTTCCGTTAAGACGGCCAGAGGAGGACATATGGCAATCCCGGTTAAAGTTTTTGACGTAA
- the pepV gene encoding dipeptidase PepV, translated as MNWRQEVDNRKDAFLEDLKGLLQIPSVLDESKAAPNMPFGPEVRKALDYMFEMGERDGFRTKDVGGFAGHLEYGDGEEIVGILCHLDVVPAGEGWTYGAFNPTITDGKIVARGSNDDKGPSMAAYYGLRIVKELGLPLSKRVRLIAGCDEESEWRCVREYFKQEQMPTYGFAPDADFPIINAEKGLYDGVLTQLPIQRVSESAYHLISFSSGERPNMVPDFAKAELKTDEVLEEKFEAYLAKYEADGTCIYDRGTYTFTMKGKAAHAMEPDNGINAAYVLAGFLLHLPLDIQGERYIELVRHVFADSRGISLGIEASDETGDLTINGGVFRYSEEERTATVNIRYPYTAKFEERLQNLREIALSLGFELKTRQHMPPHYVAEDHPLVKTLAGVYERQTGEHANLMAIGGGTYARSLEAGVAFGALFPGAKDVAHQVDEYMEIEDLLRAAAIYAEAIYELAK; from the coding sequence ATGAATTGGAGACAAGAAGTCGACAATCGTAAAGATGCATTTTTGGAAGATTTAAAAGGATTATTACAAATCCCTAGTGTGCTCGATGAATCGAAAGCCGCACCGAACATGCCGTTTGGACCAGAGGTTCGAAAGGCACTCGATTACATGTTTGAGATGGGTGAGCGTGACGGATTCAGAACGAAGGATGTCGGCGGTTTCGCAGGACATTTAGAGTATGGAGATGGCGAGGAAATCGTCGGGATCTTGTGTCATCTTGATGTGGTTCCTGCAGGTGAAGGATGGACGTATGGTGCATTCAATCCGACGATCACAGACGGAAAAATTGTTGCCCGTGGAAGCAATGATGATAAAGGGCCATCGATGGCCGCTTATTACGGTTTGCGCATCGTCAAAGAACTCGGTTTACCGCTCTCTAAGCGAGTCCGCTTAATTGCAGGTTGTGATGAGGAAAGTGAGTGGCGTTGCGTTCGTGAATACTTCAAGCAAGAACAGATGCCAACGTACGGTTTCGCACCAGATGCTGACTTCCCGATTATCAATGCGGAGAAAGGATTGTATGACGGCGTATTGACGCAACTTCCGATTCAGCGCGTATCAGAATCTGCATATCATCTTATTTCGTTCTCAAGTGGGGAGCGGCCGAATATGGTCCCGGACTTTGCGAAAGCTGAATTGAAGACAGACGAGGTACTTGAAGAGAAATTCGAAGCTTATTTAGCGAAGTATGAAGCAGATGGGACGTGTATCTACGACCGTGGAACCTATACGTTCACGATGAAGGGGAAAGCAGCGCATGCGATGGAGCCGGATAACGGGATCAATGCCGCTTACGTCCTTGCCGGATTTTTATTGCACCTTCCGCTCGACATTCAAGGGGAGCGCTACATCGAACTCGTTCGTCATGTATTCGCAGACTCGCGCGGCATTTCTCTCGGGATTGAAGCGAGCGATGAGACGGGCGATTTGACAATCAACGGAGGCGTGTTCCGCTACAGTGAAGAAGAACGCACAGCAACGGTCAACATTCGCTATCCATATACAGCGAAATTCGAAGAACGTTTACAAAACCTTCGCGAAATCGCCTTGTCTCTTGGGTTCGAGTTGAAGACGCGACAACATATGCCACCGCATTATGTCGCAGAAGATCATCCACTCGTGAAGACATTGGCAGGCGTGTACGAGCGTCAAACGGGTGAGCATGCGAATTTGATGGCAATCGGAGGCGGAACGTACGCTCGTTCACTCGAAGCCGGGGTCGCGTTCGGAGCATTATTCCCAGGCGCTAAAGATGTGGCACATCAGGTCGATGAATATATGGAGATAGAAGATTTATTACGTGCTGCAGCCATCTACGCTGAAGCCATTTACGAGCTCGCTAAATAA
- a CDS encoding DUF2268 domain-containing protein, giving the protein MIIEMEVIQLKKLFGILCCSLALLLTACSDDEKSLESKRSEPDVSMETIKINEENELTIVPLYTQYQQYLNASLETTDSEESKQNFKKYVLDYIGEIGAEEKLDTSLIKTNFSLKPTPHKQQLLKQLDTLIERYDEIKEIIESTYVDSNQILPKKKSTVFIAPYNPEFFYDSEPLKGVGAAAYKDAFILFLDTDFDKDVLAYSTAHEYHHLILRDQNEYNLSSILESIIIEGKADAFADRIVKGVSPPWHVQLDDATMEHIASQVNDYETSFTDFVVGNSQKDIPRWSNYILGKDVLHDYLTSHPELSIPEWTFKEGHEILEEYKYRDVMKLEN; this is encoded by the coding sequence TTGATCATAGAGATGGAGGTCATTCAACTGAAAAAGTTGTTCGGTATTCTATGTTGTAGTTTAGCACTTCTATTAACAGCATGTAGTGATGATGAAAAGTCGCTAGAATCTAAACGGTCAGAGCCTGACGTTTCAATGGAAACGATAAAAATTAACGAAGAGAACGAATTGACAATCGTGCCACTCTATACCCAGTACCAGCAATATTTGAACGCATCCCTTGAAACAACCGATTCGGAGGAGAGCAAACAAAACTTCAAAAAATACGTATTAGATTACATAGGGGAAATTGGAGCGGAAGAAAAACTTGATACATCCCTCATCAAAACGAACTTTTCGCTAAAGCCGACCCCTCATAAGCAACAATTGCTGAAGCAACTCGACACATTGATTGAACGGTATGACGAGATTAAAGAGATTATTGAATCGACATATGTAGATTCAAATCAAATCCTACCCAAAAAGAAGAGCACAGTGTTTATTGCACCGTATAATCCTGAATTCTTCTACGATAGTGAACCGTTGAAAGGTGTAGGCGCAGCAGCATACAAAGACGCCTTCATCTTATTTCTCGATACAGATTTTGACAAAGATGTTCTAGCCTATTCAACAGCTCATGAATACCATCACCTGATCCTTCGTGATCAAAACGAATACAATCTTAGTTCGATTCTTGAGTCTATCATCATCGAAGGGAAAGCGGACGCATTTGCTGATCGGATTGTCAAAGGGGTTTCTCCCCCATGGCATGTGCAATTAGATGATGCGACCATGGAACACATCGCGAGTCAAGTGAATGATTATGAAACATCCTTTACTGATTTTGTAGTAGGTAATAGTCAAAAAGACATTCCGCGTTGGAGTAACTATATTCTAGGGAAGGATGTGCTCCATGACTATTTGACGTCGCACCCAGAGCTATCGATTCCCGAATGGACATTCAAAGAAGGTCATGAAATTCTAGAAGAGTACAAGTATCGAGATGTGATGAAATTGGAAAATTAA
- a CDS encoding putative polysaccharide biosynthesis protein produces the protein MSSSAKQDSGRASFVKGTLLLSAGNLTSRMLGLLYTFPFQAMVGIAGVTLYQAAYTYYAIMISISTAGIPVAVSKFIAKYNALGEYGTSQRLFRQGMKLMLATGVVAFLLLFFAAPWLSELMVRNSENNQQYIESLTLVTRSVSFALLLIPAMSMVRGYFQGHQDMAPTAISQVVEQIVRILFLLSGTMLVLFVFADSEFIRPIANALGGTQSVETTELNGLKVIAVTIATFSAFIGAIGSFAVLIMYWKRRKDIHRQTENPAGTPVRSMKSLLLELLSYSIPIVMVGISTPLYQLIDQLTMVNTLLSSGATVSEATSAYGFLTGNAHKIVLIPVSVAASVSMATIPLVTRSFTTGDMQKVRNQVNHIFQVSFFVTIPAVIGLVALAEPLFGTLFPGDREGWVYLFHYAPSAFFLAYYSVAAAILQGINRQYFTIFATSMGLLAKLALNVPFVYWLGGIGAGYATIAGYIVAIVLMVWMIQRSLHFPYKQLLRRTILMFLMGAAMFAAVYLSLLITLNEEVSWGNDIFATVVGVTIGILVYGYLGWRSHLAGKLLGKRFEYRRKK, from the coding sequence ATGTCATCAAGCGCCAAACAAGATTCCGGAAGAGCCTCCTTCGTCAAAGGAACGCTTCTTTTATCGGCGGGAAACTTGACTTCCCGAATGCTAGGACTGTTGTACACGTTCCCGTTCCAAGCGATGGTCGGGATAGCCGGAGTGACGTTATATCAAGCGGCATATACGTATTACGCAATCATGATCTCGATATCGACGGCAGGTATTCCCGTTGCTGTCTCAAAATTTATCGCCAAATATAATGCGCTAGGAGAGTACGGGACAAGTCAACGATTGTTCCGTCAAGGAATGAAGCTGATGCTTGCGACCGGTGTCGTCGCTTTTTTATTACTCTTTTTTGCGGCACCATGGTTATCCGAGCTGATGGTTCGAAATTCAGAAAATAATCAGCAGTACATTGAGTCGCTCACACTCGTGACGCGAAGCGTCAGTTTTGCGTTACTGCTCATCCCGGCAATGAGTATGGTGCGTGGTTATTTCCAGGGTCATCAAGACATGGCGCCGACGGCAATTTCACAAGTCGTTGAACAAATCGTGCGCATCTTGTTCCTACTTAGTGGAACGATGCTCGTCTTATTCGTCTTTGCAGACTCTGAATTCATTCGTCCGATTGCCAATGCTCTCGGTGGGACGCAGTCGGTCGAAACGACTGAACTGAACGGATTAAAAGTCATTGCGGTCACGATTGCGACGTTCAGTGCGTTCATCGGGGCAATTGGTAGTTTTGCCGTGCTCATCATGTATTGGAAACGGCGAAAAGACATTCATCGCCAGACAGAGAATCCGGCGGGCACACCCGTCCGTTCGATGAAGTCGTTGTTGCTCGAATTGCTCAGCTACTCCATTCCAATCGTGATGGTCGGGATATCGACCCCTCTCTATCAATTGATTGATCAGCTGACGATGGTCAATACGTTACTCAGCTCAGGTGCGACGGTTTCGGAAGCGACGTCGGCTTATGGATTCTTGACCGGAAACGCGCATAAAATTGTCTTGATTCCTGTATCTGTGGCAGCGAGTGTCTCGATGGCGACGATTCCACTCGTGACCCGCTCATTCACGACAGGGGACATGCAAAAGGTGCGGAATCAAGTGAACCACATTTTCCAAGTCTCGTTCTTCGTGACGATTCCTGCTGTCATCGGTCTCGTCGCTCTTGCGGAGCCATTGTTTGGTACGTTGTTCCCGGGTGACCGTGAAGGATGGGTGTATTTGTTCCACTATGCACCGAGTGCTTTCTTCTTGGCCTATTATTCGGTCGCGGCTGCGATTTTGCAAGGAATCAATCGTCAATACTTCACCATTTTTGCTACATCGATGGGTCTGTTGGCAAAACTTGCTCTGAACGTGCCGTTCGTCTATTGGCTTGGTGGCATCGGTGCAGGTTATGCGACGATTGCTGGATACATTGTGGCAATCGTGCTCATGGTATGGATGATTCAGCGCTCTCTTCACTTCCCGTATAAGCAATTGCTCCGTCGGACCATCTTGATGTTCTTGATGGGGGCGGCGATGTTTGCGGCTGTGTATCTGTCACTTCTTATCACCTTGAATGAAGAAGTGAGTTGGGGGAACGACATCTTTGCGACTGTCGTTGGAGTGACCATCGGGATCCTCGTATACGGTTATCTCGGCTGGAGAAGCCATCTCGCAGGGAAATTATTAGGGAAACGCTTTGAATATCGGAGGAAAAAGTAA
- a CDS encoding pyrophosphohydrolase domain-containing protein, whose amino-acid sequence MSKRYFFEEVKQFHETFGHPGAESPQPLTLDRATKRSVWTAEEAVVEFLHQSSQSEEEFLQAIEQFQVGFQKAVQKSLQDAPPSDDVERLVGQGDALTDALYFVMGSFVELGLDPVPLFEIVQRANMAKLGPDGKPILRESDNKVMKPEGWMPPEPELEKEVRRQIAGKE is encoded by the coding sequence ATGAGTAAACGTTATTTTTTTGAAGAAGTGAAGCAATTCCACGAAACATTCGGACATCCGGGAGCGGAATCTCCGCAACCGTTGACGCTTGATCGCGCGACGAAACGGTCGGTGTGGACGGCAGAGGAAGCGGTCGTCGAGTTTTTGCATCAATCGTCGCAATCGGAAGAGGAGTTCTTACAAGCCATCGAGCAATTCCAAGTAGGATTCCAAAAGGCCGTTCAAAAATCGTTACAAGACGCACCACCGTCAGATGATGTGGAACGTCTCGTCGGTCAAGGGGATGCATTAACGGACGCGTTGTATTTTGTCATGGGAAGTTTCGTTGAACTCGGGCTTGATCCCGTTCCATTGTTTGAAATCGTCCAGCGCGCCAATATGGCGAAACTTGGACCGGACGGGAAGCCGATTTTACGCGAGTCGGACAATAAAGTCATGAAACCTGAAGGGTGGATGCCGCCGGAGCCAGAGCTCGAAAAAGAAGTGCGTCGTCAAATCGCAGGGAAAGAATAA
- a CDS encoding NERD domain-containing protein, with product MAIPVKVFDVISKYERDVLDQYNRYLEYVDSDTARLQRLHENNRLSPVEVLEIDRPWWKFWAKTERIELEPKPLSDSQYQKMLRERRHIQKLQFACEGVLEADLPHLAFTRDFAYRMMRSEWNERHFFLYRPVIEWSGASVELSHIIVGPTHLYVVEWLEGDRSIYHISKEKTWVHQPLKGENTRVVNPLIALTRTEELVRHILPNYAGVLHKVVVATDGYFDNVPNVRSTHYVGRNEYTEWMKQVNGRAPIVKAQQIRDVATLLEVTAKMPFRQFMDQ from the coding sequence ATGGCAATCCCGGTTAAAGTTTTTGACGTAATTTCAAAATATGAACGTGATGTATTAGACCAATATAATCGCTATCTGGAGTATGTGGACTCCGATACGGCACGTCTACAGCGCCTTCATGAGAACAATCGCCTAAGCCCGGTCGAAGTGCTCGAAATCGACCGACCATGGTGGAAATTTTGGGCGAAGACAGAGCGAATCGAATTGGAGCCAAAACCGCTCTCTGATTCACAATATCAAAAGATGTTACGGGAACGACGACACATTCAAAAACTTCAATTTGCCTGTGAAGGTGTACTCGAAGCTGATTTGCCGCATTTGGCATTTACTCGAGACTTTGCCTATCGGATGATGCGCTCCGAGTGGAATGAACGACACTTCTTCTTGTATCGCCCAGTCATCGAATGGAGCGGTGCGAGCGTAGAATTAAGTCATATCATCGTTGGCCCAACGCATCTCTATGTCGTGGAATGGCTCGAAGGAGACCGAAGTATCTATCACATATCAAAAGAGAAGACATGGGTTCATCAACCGTTGAAAGGGGAAAATACTCGTGTAGTGAACCCGCTCATCGCATTGACAAGAACGGAAGAACTTGTTCGACATATTTTACCGAACTATGCGGGGGTATTGCACAAAGTCGTCGTTGCGACAGATGGGTACTTCGATAACGTTCCAAACGTTCGATCGACACATTATGTGGGACGGAATGAGTATACAGAATGGATGAAACAAGTGAACGGGCGCGCGCCGATTGTTAAAGCGCAGCAAATTCGGGATGTCGCTACCTTATTAGAGGTGACAGCCAAGATGCCGTTTCGCCAATTTATGGATCAGTGA